The following are encoded in a window of Methylicorpusculum oleiharenae genomic DNA:
- a CDS encoding protein adenylyltransferase SelO, with product MSPSRKIAHLDELVFDNRFLRELPADPEPLNTRRQVLSACYSRVQPVKTAKPHYVAHAQEVAELLNLSEQLPLSEDFTQVFSGNRLTPGMEPHATCYGGHQFGNWAGQLGDGRAIYLGDVINHRGERLTLQLKGAGPTPYSRNADGLAVLRSSVREFLCSEAMHHLGIPTTRAFSLLLTGDTVVRDMFYNGNPKPEPGAVVCRVAPSFTRFGHFQIFAARREIELLKQLVDYTIRTDFPHLGEPDRDTYIAWFKEVCLSTADLIVHWQRVGFVHGVMNTDNMSILGLTIDYGPYGWIDNYDPDWTPNTTDSDERRYRFGNQPQIAFWNLGQLGNAIYSLIEEVEPLQEALSSYRERFETSWQTMVAQKLGLIAYEQQTDDDLCLELFDLLKAIETDMSIFYRKLALISKNPNSEPENDINTLMEAYYLPEQLTAGYRSRLTRWLMNYRKRLQKDDLEDEQRRITMNAVNPKYVLRNYLAQQAIDKAGEGDFAMIHELLDLMRHPYDEQPGKEHFAVKRPDWARRRPGCSMLSCSS from the coding sequence ATGTCCCCCTCTAGAAAAATTGCTCATTTAGATGAGCTGGTCTTCGATAACCGGTTTTTAAGAGAACTTCCTGCTGACCCTGAGCCCCTAAATACCAGAAGACAAGTGTTAAGCGCTTGCTACTCGCGAGTTCAGCCCGTCAAAACGGCAAAGCCCCACTATGTTGCCCATGCCCAAGAAGTGGCGGAATTATTAAATTTATCCGAACAGCTGCCCTTATCGGAAGATTTTACACAGGTATTTTCAGGCAATCGCCTGACCCCGGGCATGGAACCGCATGCAACCTGTTACGGTGGACATCAGTTCGGAAACTGGGCGGGGCAACTAGGCGACGGCCGGGCAATTTATCTGGGCGATGTGATCAATCATCGCGGCGAACGCCTGACGCTGCAGCTTAAAGGCGCCGGTCCCACGCCCTATTCCCGCAATGCAGATGGCCTGGCCGTATTGCGCTCTTCCGTGCGGGAGTTTTTATGCAGTGAAGCGATGCACCACCTGGGCATACCGACAACCCGGGCATTTTCGCTACTGTTAACGGGAGACACGGTAGTCAGAGATATGTTTTATAACGGCAATCCCAAACCCGAACCCGGCGCTGTTGTTTGCCGTGTGGCCCCCTCTTTTACGCGTTTCGGACATTTTCAAATTTTTGCCGCCCGCCGCGAAATTGAACTGTTAAAACAACTGGTTGATTACACCATTCGAACTGACTTTCCCCATCTGGGTGAGCCTGACAGAGACACTTACATCGCCTGGTTTAAAGAAGTCTGTTTAAGCACTGCCGATCTTATTGTTCATTGGCAGCGCGTTGGTTTTGTCCATGGTGTTATGAATACCGACAACATGTCGATATTGGGATTAACCATTGACTATGGCCCTTATGGCTGGATTGATAACTATGACCCAGACTGGACACCCAATACCACCGATTCGGACGAGCGCCGCTACCGATTCGGTAATCAGCCGCAAATTGCCTTTTGGAATTTGGGCCAACTGGGAAATGCCATTTATTCTTTGATTGAAGAAGTCGAACCGCTTCAGGAAGCACTGTCCAGTTACCGGGAACGCTTCGAAACCAGCTGGCAAACTATGGTGGCGCAGAAACTTGGATTGATTGCCTATGAACAGCAAACGGATGATGATCTCTGCCTGGAATTATTTGATCTGCTCAAAGCCATTGAAACAGACATGAGCATTTTCTACCGTAAACTGGCTCTGATCAGCAAAAACCCAAATTCAGAACCGGAAAACGACATCAACACGTTAATGGAAGCTTATTATCTTCCTGAGCAATTGACAGCGGGCTATCGCTCCAGGCTGACCCGCTGGCTTATGAATTACCGCAAACGCCTGCAAAAAGACGATCTGGAAGATGAGCAGCGGCGCATCACTATGAATGCGGTTAATCCCAAGTATGTGCTGCGTAATTATCTGGCCCAGCAGGCCATAGACAAGGCTGGAGAAGGCGATTTCGCGATGATTCATGAGTTACTGGACTTGATGCGCCATCCTTACGATGAACAGCCGGGCAAAGAACACTTTGCCGTAAAACGCCCCGACTGGGCAAGACGCAGACCTGGATGTTCGATGTTATCTTGCAGTTCCTGA
- the glgA gene encoding glycogen synthase GlgA: protein MKKILFVTSEAHPLIKTGGLADVSGSLPKSLLELGQDIRIIMPNYQALNRPENIQFRCTLRVNNTDVNILETRLPGSAVIVWLVDCPELFDHPGNPYHDEYGNAWPDIAERFALFCRIAVEIAMNRGYLNWKPDIVHCNDWQSGLVPALLALEYSRPATVFTIHNMAYQGLFPSATYSYLNLPGQLWNPDGIEFHGMLSFLKGGLVYSDRITTVSPTYAEEIQTADFGYGLEGLLSHRNDFLCGITNGIDTDQWDPAIDSLIAEPYSIKDLHKKVLNKTALQTTLSLPVDKKIPVFGLISRLVEQKGIDLVLDCLPEMMKLPLQFVLLGSGNKSYEQRLYNFADLYPEKISINIGYDEALSHQIEAGADIFLMPSRFEPCGLNQIYSQRYGTIPIVRKTGGLADTVDDTLPDTLRSKTATGFVFNDATPGALMEAIKRALIIYSLPKSWRELQVNGMERDYSWKKSAQQYLSLYHHL from the coding sequence ATGAAAAAAATATTGTTTGTCACAAGCGAAGCGCATCCATTGATCAAAACCGGTGGACTGGCTGACGTTTCCGGCAGTCTACCCAAGTCTTTATTAGAATTGGGGCAGGATATTCGCATTATCATGCCCAACTATCAGGCCCTAAACAGACCGGAAAACATTCAGTTCAGATGCACACTTCGGGTCAATAACACGGATGTCAACATCCTCGAAACACGCCTTCCCGGCAGCGCAGTTATTGTCTGGCTGGTGGATTGCCCGGAACTGTTTGATCACCCCGGCAATCCTTATCACGATGAATACGGTAATGCCTGGCCTGATATAGCTGAACGTTTTGCACTCTTTTGCCGCATTGCTGTTGAAATTGCAATGAACCGGGGCTACCTAAACTGGAAACCTGATATCGTCCATTGTAACGACTGGCAAAGCGGTTTGGTACCGGCCTTATTAGCGCTGGAATACAGCCGCCCGGCAACCGTGTTTACTATCCACAATATGGCCTATCAAGGCTTATTTCCCAGTGCGACCTATTCTTATCTGAACTTACCCGGCCAGTTGTGGAATCCAGACGGAATAGAGTTTCACGGCATGCTGTCTTTTCTTAAAGGTGGACTGGTTTACTCAGACCGCATAACGACAGTAAGCCCGACTTATGCAGAGGAAATACAAACAGCGGATTTTGGTTATGGCCTGGAAGGACTGCTGAGTCATCGAAACGATTTTTTATGCGGCATCACTAACGGCATAGATACGGACCAATGGGATCCGGCGATTGACTCATTAATAGCCGAACCCTACAGCATCAAAGACCTGCATAAAAAAGTACTGAACAAAACAGCCCTGCAAACCACTTTGTCGTTGCCTGTTGATAAAAAAATACCTGTTTTTGGACTTATCAGCCGTCTGGTTGAACAAAAAGGGATTGACCTGGTTCTTGACTGTCTGCCTGAAATGATGAAGTTGCCTCTGCAATTTGTATTGTTGGGCAGCGGCAATAAGAGCTACGAACAACGGCTTTACAATTTTGCCGATTTGTATCCTGAAAAAATATCGATCAACATCGGTTATGACGAAGCGCTTTCCCATCAAATCGAAGCCGGGGCAGACATCTTCCTGATGCCATCCCGATTTGAGCCCTGTGGACTCAACCAAATCTACAGCCAGCGTTACGGGACTATCCCTATCGTTCGTAAAACCGGGGGGTTAGCCGACACTGTCGACGACACCTTGCCGGATACGCTTCGCAGCAAAACCGCTACCGGATTTGTATTTAACGATGCAACGCCCGGAGCGTTAATGGAAGCCATCAAACGGGCACTGATTATTTACAGCCTGCCCAAGAGCTGGCGTGAATTACAAGTCAATGGAATGGAAAGAGATTATTCCTGGAAAAAAAGCGCTCAACAGTACCTGAGTTTGTATCATCACCTGTAA